In one window of Desulfobulbaceae bacterium DNA:
- a CDS encoding prepilin-type N-terminal cleavage/methylation domain-containing protein has translation MAPMANRAVKGKMPTSPTGTLNSTRHPWNFYWFKDMLPVSAPPCRKKIEFPPRQCLFSFKQCQGFTLIEVAVVLLLITIILGLAIPRLHGQFFSNDLGRTTRMIGGLAQEARLSAMREGKTYGMEIDPSQHHLRVFRDEVLVDGSTKKTSSREIKAVKIPDSVTITDIWISGNGKVRGQVDLYFSPKGRADHAIIHLQDAKGDQVSLVIEPFLDRVKSVPGYLDVDQ, from the coding sequence ATGGCGCCGATGGCCAACAGGGCGGTGAAGGGAAAGATGCCGACATCTCCAACTGGGACATTGAATAGCACCCGCCACCCCTGGAATTTTTATTGGTTTAAGGACATGCTGCCGGTGAGTGCTCCCCCATGCCGCAAAAAGATCGAGTTCCCACCAAGGCAATGTCTATTTTCCTTCAAGCAGTGCCAGGGGTTTACCCTGATCGAGGTCGCCGTAGTCCTGCTGCTGATCACCATCATCCTCGGCTTGGCAATCCCCCGCTTACACGGACAATTTTTCAGCAACGACTTAGGACGCACAACACGAATGATCGGCGGACTTGCCCAGGAAGCCCGACTCTCTGCCATGCGCGAGGGAAAAACCTATGGTATGGAAATAGATCCCAGCCAGCATCACCTCCGGGTGTTTCGAGATGAGGTGCTCGTTGATGGCAGCACCAAAAAAACCTCAAGCCGAGAAATCAAGGCCGTTAAGATCCCGGATTCTGTCACCATCACCGATATTTGGATTAGCGGCAACGGGAAAGTCCGTGGCCAGGTAGACCTCTATTTTTCACCGAAGGGCCGCGCAGACCACGCCATCATCCATCTTCAAGATGCAAAGGGGGATCAAGTCAGCTTGGTAATCGAACCTTTTTTGGACCGGGTCAAAAGCGTCCCCGGCTACCTGGACGTGGATCAATGA